One genomic segment of Nocardia spumae includes these proteins:
- a CDS encoding succinate dehydrogenase iron-sulfur subunit, which yields MTAVAEAPAGQKPAPVPDGSTMVTVKIARFNPEDDKGAHWDSFQVPVLPTDRFLNVLMYIKSYLDGTLTFRRSCAHGVCGSDAMRVNGVNRLACKVLMRDMLPKNGKELTVTVEPIRGLPVEKDLVVNMEPFFDAFRAVKPYLITHGNEPTRERIQSQTDRHRFDDTTKCILCACCTTSCPVYWNDGSYFGPAAIVNAHRFIFDSRDEGARERLDILNDVEGVWRCRTTFNCTDACPRGIEVTKAIQEVKRALLFAR from the coding sequence ATGACTGCTGTAGCCGAAGCCCCCGCCGGGCAGAAGCCGGCCCCGGTGCCGGACGGGTCGACCATGGTGACCGTCAAGATCGCCAGGTTCAACCCCGAGGACGACAAGGGCGCGCACTGGGATTCCTTCCAGGTTCCGGTGCTGCCCACCGACCGTTTCCTCAATGTGCTCATGTACATCAAGTCCTACCTGGACGGCACACTCACCTTCCGGCGCTCCTGCGCGCACGGCGTCTGTGGTTCCGACGCCATGCGGGTCAACGGCGTCAACCGGTTGGCGTGCAAGGTGCTGATGCGCGACATGCTGCCCAAGAACGGCAAGGAGCTCACCGTCACCGTCGAGCCGATCCGCGGCCTGCCCGTGGAGAAGGACCTCGTGGTGAACATGGAGCCGTTCTTCGACGCGTTCCGCGCGGTGAAGCCGTACCTGATCACCCACGGCAACGAGCCCACCCGCGAACGCATCCAGTCCCAGACCGACCGGCACCGCTTCGATGACACCACCAAGTGCATCCTGTGTGCCTGCTGCACCACCTCGTGCCCGGTGTACTGGAACGACGGCAGCTATTTCGGCCCGGCCGCGATCGTGAACGCGCACCGCTTCATCTTCGACAGCCGTGACGAGGGCGCCCGCGAACGCCTCGACATCCTCAACGACGTCGAGGGCGTGTGGCGCTGCCGCACCACCTTCAACTGCACCGACGCGTGCCCTCGCGGCATCGAGGTCACCAAGGCCATCCAGGAAGTCAAGCGCGCACTGCTGTTCGCTCGCTGA
- a CDS encoding phenylalanine 4-monooxygenase, translating into MFSEGQLYSPVTTGSDGDVTVHLSDEHPGVHDAQYRARRNAIAALALDYRAGEPLPRVEYTESEQQVWRIVSAELTRKHRAYASAEVLAGQQRLDLPADHIPQLDEVTAKLVPLSGFRYVPAAGLVPLREFFGSFADRTFHSTQYIRHHSAPLYTPEPDSIHEIIGHANQLASPRFAAIYAEVGAAVARLETEMALKFLADVFWFSMEFGVVRERGEVRCYGAGLLSSFGEIEEFRQARLRPLNIHEMGTANYDITHYQPILYCAESISEIEDVVGGFFATMTDDVVAGLSASH; encoded by the coding sequence ATGTTCAGCGAAGGTCAGTTGTACTCGCCGGTGACCACGGGCAGTGACGGCGATGTCACGGTGCATCTGAGTGACGAGCACCCCGGGGTGCACGACGCGCAGTATCGGGCACGGCGGAATGCCATCGCGGCGCTGGCACTGGACTATCGGGCGGGTGAACCGTTGCCGCGGGTCGAGTACACCGAGTCCGAGCAGCAGGTGTGGCGAATCGTCTCCGCCGAACTGACCCGCAAACACCGCGCGTACGCATCGGCCGAGGTGCTCGCCGGTCAGCAGCGCCTGGACCTGCCCGCCGATCACATTCCCCAACTGGACGAGGTCACCGCGAAACTGGTGCCGCTCAGCGGTTTTCGCTACGTCCCGGCGGCCGGGCTGGTGCCGCTGCGGGAGTTCTTCGGCTCCTTCGCCGATCGGACCTTCCACTCCACCCAGTACATCCGCCACCATTCCGCGCCGCTCTACACCCCGGAACCGGATTCGATCCACGAAATCATCGGCCATGCCAATCAATTGGCGTCGCCGCGCTTCGCCGCCATCTACGCCGAGGTCGGCGCGGCGGTGGCGCGGCTCGAAACCGAGATGGCCCTGAAATTCCTCGCCGACGTGTTCTGGTTCTCGATGGAATTCGGTGTGGTCCGGGAGCGGGGCGAAGTGCGTTGTTACGGTGCGGGTCTGCTCTCGTCCTTCGGTGAGATCGAGGAGTTCCGGCAGGCTCGGTTACGCCCGTTGAACATCCACGAGATGGGCACCGCGAACTACGACATCACCCACTATCAGCCGATTCTGTATTGCGCGGAATCGATTTCGGAGATCGAGGATGTAGTCGGCGGCTTCTTCGCGACGATGACCGACGACGTGGTGGCCGGGCTGTCGGCCTCCCACTGA
- a CDS encoding acyl-CoA-like ligand-binding transcription factor, translated as MGLRERKKQRTRRTIRTEALALFQRQGYAATTVEQIAEAADISPSTFFRYFPSKEQLVLADDLDPIMIRAIESQPPELTPLAAFRQAMRDTFRELDPQDWQFEQDRMRLIYNEPELRSVIMRETERNVDLIAGLLARRIGRAQDDFEVRTFCGAMIGAMMTAFGREGLDLDKVDRIIAFLEAGMPLRPAAETD; from the coding sequence ATGGGTCTGCGCGAGCGCAAGAAACAGCGCACCCGCCGCACGATCCGCACCGAGGCGTTGGCCCTGTTCCAGCGGCAGGGATACGCGGCGACCACGGTCGAGCAGATCGCCGAGGCCGCCGATATCTCGCCCAGCACCTTCTTCCGCTACTTTCCGTCCAAAGAACAGCTGGTGCTGGCCGACGATCTCGATCCCATCATGATCCGGGCCATCGAATCGCAGCCGCCGGAGCTGACGCCGCTGGCGGCATTCCGGCAGGCCATGCGGGATACCTTCCGTGAGCTGGACCCGCAGGATTGGCAGTTCGAACAGGATCGGATGCGGTTGATCTACAACGAGCCCGAACTGCGCAGCGTGATCATGCGGGAGACCGAACGCAATGTCGACCTGATCGCCGGACTGCTCGCGCGCCGGATCGGGCGCGCGCAGGACGATTTCGAGGTCCGCACCTTCTGCGGTGCGATGATCGGGGCGATGATGACCGCCTTCGGGCGCGAGGGACTCGACCTGGACAAGGTGGATCGGATCATCGCGTTCCTGGAGGCGGGAATGCCGCTTCGCCCGGCCGCCGAGACGGACTGA
- a CDS encoding MFS transporter → MTSESTAAPPAKDGAANGTTRWLALGALALAMLTIGLDTTVLVVALPTMAIDLHANTAALQWFTTAYTLALAALMLPAGALGDRYGRKKFLLGALVVFGGASLWCALATSSGMLISARAVLGIAAAAMMPLSMAVLPSLFPDQAERQRALTIWVSSTALGLPLGPIVGGWLLQHFWWGSVFLINVPLVIVGLIAVAVLVPETRGERTFTIDLPGVVLSATGMLGFTYGFIRFGEQGWGDGPAWAAVIAGIALLGSFVWWQRRAEHPLVDVGLFANRGFSWGTAYSVFVNFAMFGMFFTVPQYFQAVLGVDTLGSGLRLLPLIGGLVVGTRAVDKLLPALGARVVLTVGFLILGAGLAMGAMTEVSSGYGYTAAWTTVLGFGMGLVMPAGMGMAMGELSAERAGSGSALIQALRQAGGTIGVAILGTVLATRYRADLGSYNHEPISDGVNAGVAVARSTGNPALLEQVQSAFVSGMGAMLWLCAGVCALAAVLAAICTRGGEAASRPRVDAGQSVHVG, encoded by the coding sequence ATGACGTCTGAATCGACTGCCGCGCCACCCGCGAAAGACGGGGCGGCGAACGGCACGACACGCTGGCTCGCCCTGGGGGCGCTCGCGCTGGCGATGCTCACGATCGGCCTGGACACCACGGTGCTGGTGGTCGCCCTGCCGACGATGGCCATCGACCTGCATGCGAATACCGCGGCGCTGCAATGGTTCACCACCGCCTACACGCTGGCGCTGGCCGCGCTGATGCTGCCCGCGGGCGCGCTGGGAGACCGGTACGGCCGCAAGAAGTTCCTGCTGGGCGCGCTCGTGGTCTTCGGCGGAGCCTCGCTGTGGTGCGCGCTGGCGACCTCGTCGGGAATGCTGATCTCGGCGCGCGCCGTTCTCGGTATCGCGGCGGCCGCGATGATGCCGCTGTCGATGGCGGTCCTGCCCAGCTTGTTCCCCGATCAGGCCGAACGGCAACGCGCGCTGACGATCTGGGTCAGCTCCACCGCGCTGGGGTTGCCGCTGGGACCGATCGTGGGCGGCTGGCTGCTCCAGCACTTCTGGTGGGGCTCGGTATTCCTCATCAATGTTCCCCTGGTGATCGTCGGACTGATCGCGGTCGCGGTCCTGGTGCCGGAGACCCGGGGGGAGCGGACGTTCACGATCGATCTGCCGGGAGTGGTGCTGTCGGCCACCGGGATGCTGGGATTCACCTACGGCTTCATCCGGTTCGGTGAACAGGGCTGGGGTGACGGTCCGGCCTGGGCGGCGGTGATCGCCGGTATCGCGCTCCTGGGTTCGTTCGTCTGGTGGCAGCGGCGGGCCGAACATCCGCTGGTCGACGTGGGGCTGTTCGCCAACCGCGGATTCAGTTGGGGCACCGCCTATTCCGTCTTCGTGAACTTCGCGATGTTCGGGATGTTCTTCACCGTTCCGCAGTACTTCCAGGCGGTACTGGGCGTCGACACGCTCGGCAGCGGTCTGCGGTTGCTGCCACTGATCGGCGGCCTCGTCGTCGGGACCCGCGCGGTCGACAAGTTGCTGCCCGCACTGGGGGCGCGCGTCGTGCTGACCGTCGGCTTCCTGATCCTCGGCGCCGGCCTGGCGATGGGCGCGATGACCGAGGTGAGCAGCGGATACGGTTACACCGCGGCCTGGACCACCGTCCTCGGCTTCGGGATGGGACTGGTGATGCCCGCCGGTATGGGGATGGCGATGGGTGAGCTGAGCGCCGAGCGAGCCGGTTCCGGTTCGGCGCTGATCCAGGCGCTGCGGCAGGCCGGCGGCACGATCGGCGTAGCGATCCTCGGCACCGTGCTGGCCACGCGGTATCGCGCCGATCTGGGCTCCTACAACCACGAGCCGATCTCCGACGGTGTGAACGCCGGGGTCGCCGTCGCGCGGTCGACCGGTAACCCGGCCCTGCTCGAACAGGTGCAGTCGGCCTTCGTATCCGGGATGGGCGCGATGCTGTGGCTGTGTGCCGGGGTGTGCGCGCTGGCCGCGGTACTGGCCGCGATCTGCACACGAGGCGGGGAGGCGGCCTCGCGACCGCGCGTCGATGCGGGACAATCGGTGCATGTCGGCTGA
- a CDS encoding D-alanyl-D-alanine carboxypeptidase family protein, producing MAMNTRTSRTHLRRTRSLAAAVLAAGLLGATTVTGLGAATAAPAPTSVPFTTPNTDSCPNKTAPPPPIDASEVPAPGATAPDALPIPSKPIGGDKLGNCGVVLPQGAPAVPADISATAWLVADLDTGQVLAAKDPHGRYRPASTIKTLLAAVALPALDPNQVVVGTQDDANADGTRVGIGPGGHYTNDQLFHALLMCSGNDAAHAIATQLGGDEATVAKMNTMAKQLHALDTRAATPSGLDGPGMSTSAFDLATIFRHDMQNPTFATIIHTEQYDFPGFPADPRIPDDKDHPGFPIANDNRLLYDYDGDLGGKTGYTDDARQTFVTAAERNGHRLVVTLLKADVLPIRPPEQAARLLDYAFALPAGASVGSLPSTQDETSNTNVALASPPAQSTSAETTVSTPSRGHESLRTVGIIAAFAVAIVLGLWGWSRIGRSRR from the coding sequence ATGGCGATGAACACCCGCACGTCCCGCACCCACCTCCGCCGAACCCGCTCACTCGCGGCCGCCGTCCTGGCGGCCGGGCTGCTGGGTGCGACCACGGTCACCGGACTCGGTGCCGCCACGGCGGCTCCCGCGCCCACCTCGGTCCCGTTCACGACGCCGAACACCGATTCCTGCCCGAACAAGACCGCCCCGCCGCCGCCGATCGACGCCTCCGAGGTCCCCGCCCCCGGTGCGACGGCTCCGGACGCGCTGCCGATACCCTCGAAGCCGATCGGCGGCGACAAACTCGGTAACTGCGGCGTCGTGCTGCCGCAGGGCGCCCCCGCGGTTCCCGCCGATATCTCCGCGACCGCCTGGCTGGTCGCCGACCTGGACACCGGACAGGTGCTGGCCGCGAAGGACCCGCACGGCCGCTACCGGCCCGCCTCCACCATCAAGACGCTGCTGGCCGCGGTCGCACTCCCGGCGCTGGACCCGAACCAGGTGGTGGTCGGCACCCAGGACGATGCCAACGCCGACGGCACCCGCGTCGGCATCGGTCCCGGCGGGCACTACACCAACGACCAGCTGTTCCACGCGCTGCTGATGTGCTCGGGCAACGACGCGGCGCACGCCATCGCCACCCAGCTCGGCGGCGACGAGGCCACCGTGGCCAAGATGAACACGATGGCGAAGCAGCTGCATGCCCTGGATACGCGCGCGGCGACCCCCTCGGGCCTGGACGGGCCCGGCATGAGCACATCGGCCTTCGATCTGGCGACGATCTTCCGCCACGACATGCAGAACCCCACCTTCGCCACGATCATCCACACCGAGCAGTACGACTTTCCCGGCTTCCCCGCCGACCCCAGGATCCCCGACGACAAGGATCACCCGGGCTTCCCCATCGCCAACGACAACCGCCTGCTCTACGACTACGACGGCGATCTGGGCGGGAAGACCGGCTACACCGACGACGCCCGCCAAACCTTCGTCACCGCCGCCGAACGCAATGGTCACCGCCTCGTGGTCACCCTGCTGAAGGCCGACGTACTGCCCATCCGGCCCCCCGAACAGGCCGCTCGCCTGCTGGACTACGCCTTCGCCCTGCCCGCGGGCGCGAGTGTCGGATCGCTGCCGAGCACGCAGGACGAGACGAGCAACACCAATGTGGCATTGGCCTCACCGCCGGCGCAGAGCACGTCCGCCGAGACCACGGTGAGCACACCCTCACGCGGCCACGAGAGCCTGCGCACCGTCGGCATCATCGCCGCATTCGCGGTCGCGATCGTGCTGGGTTTGTGGGGCTGGTCACGTATCGGACGCTCGCGGCGGTAA
- a CDS encoding WXG100-like domain-containing protein, translating into MEIPEYLEPVASIVACKWPECDETALLRMADHWEHMGDTLSRIRAEGDAVTTAILARIDGRTNESIQRFWGTAGEDLDGLVTFCKAIAIACRVMAVLILAVKLYIIAMLVELAINLAIAAATAVETLGASLAEAAGAEVVTRAMIQQALKQLLERIIEETLIEAFEGFMKGVGKELAWEAGETALGLRDGISLTDVGKAGLHNAVSSAATGALHGALGKVGVDEHSKRPDAHHPHTHDSDTPGGPKTKAREKFEGKVDEFGEKVADEVVEGPEDDKKRFKSDATELAKKVFGGTDEESSAPTGQLQYTAPNTLPDNLEFDAPQLVVTARPAGSGFGLDLDGDTFHRDGDGGRLRIDD; encoded by the coding sequence ATGGAGATACCGGAATATCTCGAGCCGGTCGCATCGATCGTCGCCTGCAAGTGGCCGGAATGCGACGAAACCGCGCTGTTGCGGATGGCCGATCATTGGGAACACATGGGCGACACCCTTTCCCGGATCCGTGCGGAAGGTGATGCGGTCACCACCGCGATTCTCGCCCGTATCGACGGCCGGACCAACGAGTCGATCCAGCGGTTCTGGGGTACCGCGGGCGAGGATCTGGACGGTCTGGTCACCTTCTGCAAGGCGATCGCCATCGCCTGCCGGGTGATGGCGGTGCTCATCCTCGCGGTGAAGCTGTACATCATCGCGATGCTGGTCGAGCTGGCGATCAATCTGGCGATCGCGGCGGCCACGGCGGTCGAGACGCTGGGCGCGAGCCTGGCCGAGGCCGCGGGTGCGGAGGTCGTGACCCGGGCGATGATCCAGCAGGCGCTGAAGCAGCTGCTGGAGCGCATCATCGAAGAGACCCTCATCGAGGCGTTCGAGGGTTTCATGAAGGGGGTCGGTAAGGAGCTGGCCTGGGAAGCGGGGGAGACGGCGCTCGGCCTGCGCGACGGAATCAGCCTCACCGATGTCGGGAAAGCGGGGCTGCACAACGCCGTATCGAGCGCCGCCACCGGCGCGTTGCACGGTGCGCTGGGCAAGGTGGGCGTCGACGAGCACAGCAAACGCCCCGACGCGCACCATCCGCACACCCACGACTCCGACACTCCGGGCGGCCCGAAGACCAAGGCGCGCGAGAAGTTCGAGGGCAAGGTCGACGAGTTCGGTGAGAAGGTCGCCGACGAGGTGGTCGAGGGGCCCGAGGACGACAAGAAGCGGTTCAAGTCCGATGCCACCGAGCTCGCGAAGAAGGTCTTCGGCGGCACCGACGAGGAATCGTCCGCGCCGACCGGGCAACTCCAGTACACGGCACCGAACACCCTGCCGGACAACCTCGAGTTCGATGCGCCGCAACTGGTGGTGACGGCGCGCCCCGCCGGTTCCGGATTCGGTCTCGACCTGGACGGGGATACCTTTCACCGTGACGGAGACGGAGGGCGCCTGCGAATCGACGACTGA
- a CDS encoding YbaB/EbfC family nucleoid-associated protein, whose protein sequence is MDSSGYDQLRARTDALQIQVDSMLQNYEHQLRDIAGARDTLAARTAEGWSSDNLIHVISNAAGIPIEVRVDPAAFKRSTPEKLGAAITEAAQAAARAAKFEVSAAMAPILADARQPGVRNPLGAELDLPRVVGSILPPPPEPFAEPEPAPESEHPPADDEDNGPHWKGW, encoded by the coding sequence GTGGATTCATCCGGTTACGACCAGTTGCGCGCACGGACCGACGCCCTGCAGATACAGGTCGACTCCATGCTCCAGAACTACGAGCACCAACTGCGCGATATCGCCGGCGCCCGTGACACTTTGGCGGCCCGCACCGCCGAGGGCTGGTCATCCGACAATCTGATCCACGTCATCAGCAATGCGGCCGGTATCCCGATCGAGGTCCGGGTGGACCCGGCCGCGTTCAAACGTTCGACCCCCGAGAAGCTGGGCGCCGCGATCACCGAGGCCGCCCAGGCGGCGGCTCGCGCGGCGAAATTCGAGGTGAGCGCGGCGATGGCGCCGATCCTCGCGGACGCCCGGCAACCGGGCGTGCGCAATCCGCTCGGCGCCGAATTGGATTTGCCGCGAGTTGTCGGCAGTATTCTGCCCCCGCCACCGGAACCGTTCGCCGAACCCGAACCCGCGCCGGAATCCGAGCACCCGCCCGCCGACGACGAGGACAACGGACCGCACTGGAAGGGGTGGTGA
- the yhjD gene encoding inner membrane protein YhjD — MLDKAKARVRREVQTRPWLDHVIRAGGSYQRQRGDYFAAGITYFTVLSLFPLLMVAFAVAGFVLARDPELLNELRDKIVQNIPGSFGTQINDLIDQAIRSRASVGVIGLLGAAYGGLGWMANLRAALTEQWEQPAQQGNWFRTKLSDLLALGGLGLAMVVSLGLSALSSSGLARQLLENVGLDQVPGVPILLRLVSLVLAVAASWAVFVWIIARLPRQPVTLRSAIRAGFIAAVAFELWKQVASFYLQKVLTSPAGVAFGSIIGFMVFAYITARIILFATAWAATARENELEAEIPAPAPAVIEPRMYAGMTATTGAALFGVGAVLGSLVTTRRKR, encoded by the coding sequence GTGCTCGACAAGGCCAAGGCGCGAGTTCGGCGTGAGGTCCAGACACGGCCGTGGCTGGACCACGTCATCCGCGCGGGCGGCAGCTATCAACGCCAGCGCGGAGACTACTTCGCCGCCGGCATCACCTATTTCACCGTGCTGTCGCTGTTTCCGCTGCTGATGGTGGCCTTCGCGGTCGCCGGTTTCGTTCTCGCGCGAGATCCGGAACTGCTGAACGAACTGCGCGACAAGATCGTGCAGAACATCCCCGGATCCTTCGGCACCCAGATCAACGACCTCATCGATCAGGCCATCAGATCCCGCGCCAGTGTGGGCGTCATCGGTTTGCTCGGCGCCGCCTACGGTGGGCTGGGCTGGATGGCGAACCTGCGCGCCGCGCTGACCGAGCAGTGGGAACAGCCTGCACAGCAAGGCAATTGGTTCCGGACCAAACTGTCGGATCTGCTCGCCCTGGGCGGGCTGGGCCTGGCGATGGTGGTGTCGCTGGGGTTGTCGGCGCTGTCGTCGAGCGGTCTGGCCCGGCAACTGCTGGAGAATGTCGGTCTCGATCAGGTTCCCGGGGTTCCGATCCTGCTGCGACTGGTATCGCTGGTGCTCGCGGTGGCCGCCTCCTGGGCGGTCTTCGTGTGGATCATCGCCCGGCTGCCCCGCCAGCCCGTGACGCTGCGCAGTGCGATCCGGGCGGGATTCATCGCCGCGGTGGCCTTCGAGCTCTGGAAGCAGGTGGCGTCGTTCTACCTGCAGAAGGTGCTCACCAGTCCCGCGGGTGTGGCCTTCGGCTCCATCATCGGCTTCATGGTGTTCGCCTACATCACCGCGCGCATCATCCTGTTCGCCACGGCCTGGGCGGCCACCGCCCGGGAGAACGAACTCGAGGCCGAGATCCCCGCACCCGCTCCGGCGGTGATCGAACCGCGAATGTACGCGGGGATGACCGCGACCACGGGCGCCGCGCTGTTCGGGGTGGGCGCGGTACTGGGCTCGCTCGTCACCACCCGCCGGAAACGGTGA
- the trpS gene encoding tryptophan--tRNA ligase translates to MSSPAPSDRKQRVLSGIQPTSDSFHLGNYLGALQYWVPLQDDYEALYFIPDLHAITVPQDPKQLRARTKRSVAQLLALGIDPKRAILFVQSQVPEHAELTWVLNCITGFGEASRMTQFKDKSAKQGAENATVGLFTYPVLMAADILLYRPQLVPVGEDQRQHLELTRNLAQRFNTRFKKTFVVPEAHIVTNTAKIYDLQDPTSKMSKSAASDAGLINLLDDPKASAKKIRSAVTDTGREIRYDPETKPGVSNLLVILSSLTDTPIVTLEKDYEGKGYGELKGDVADALTEFVTPLQAKVQEYLDDQSELDRILASGAERAREIAGKTLAQVYDRVGFLHR, encoded by the coding sequence ATGTCCAGCCCTGCGCCCAGCGACCGCAAGCAGCGGGTCCTGTCCGGAATCCAGCCGACCAGTGACTCCTTCCACCTCGGTAACTACCTTGGTGCGCTGCAGTATTGGGTGCCGTTGCAGGACGACTACGAGGCGCTGTATTTCATTCCCGACCTGCACGCCATCACCGTGCCCCAGGATCCCAAGCAGTTGCGCGCCCGCACCAAGCGCTCGGTCGCGCAGCTACTGGCGCTCGGGATCGACCCCAAGCGGGCGATTCTCTTCGTCCAGAGCCAGGTGCCCGAGCACGCCGAGCTGACCTGGGTGCTGAACTGCATCACCGGTTTCGGTGAGGCCAGCCGGATGACCCAGTTCAAGGACAAATCGGCCAAGCAGGGCGCGGAGAACGCGACCGTGGGGCTGTTCACCTATCCCGTGCTCATGGCCGCCGATATCCTGCTCTACCGCCCGCAGCTGGTACCGGTCGGCGAGGATCAGCGCCAGCATCTGGAGTTGACGCGAAATCTGGCCCAGCGCTTCAACACTCGCTTCAAGAAGACCTTCGTGGTGCCCGAGGCGCATATCGTCACCAATACCGCGAAGATCTACGACCTGCAGGATCCGACCTCGAAGATGAGCAAGTCCGCCGCCAGTGACGCGGGCCTGATCAATCTGCTCGACGATCCGAAGGCGTCGGCCAAGAAGATCCGCTCCGCGGTCACCGACACCGGACGTGAGATTCGCTACGATCCGGAGACGAAACCCGGCGTCAGCAACCTGTTGGTCATCCTGTCCTCGCTCACCGACACGCCCATCGTGACCCTCGAAAAAGACTACGAGGGTAAGGGATATGGCGAGCTCAAGGGCGATGTCGCCGATGCGCTCACAGAATTCGTGACCCCGTTGCAGGCGAAAGTGCAAGAGTATCTGGACGATCAGAGCGAACTCGACCGCATCCTGGCCTCGGGTGCGGAGCGGGCGCGCGAGATCGCCGGCAAGACCCTCGCGCAGGTGTACGACCGAGTGGGCTTCCTGCACCGCTGA
- a CDS encoding oxygenase MpaB family protein encodes MPGPGYFSDDSMIRRVMRKRAVGLTYGLRALVIGAVHPLLFVGTAEHTAHRATPYTRLALTGRLFEAVFLGDKDEADRALAYTRKRHVPVDGVLPEDAGPHHPAGSHYAALDPHLMFMTMAFTADSAEVMHDVLVRRLTATEREDLYQDYVRWGELFGMPRSAAPADYPAFRRYFDGYLASDELYLTDEARLVGSYLAGKRVPHPLPTPFQQASSGAHLLVQGSLPPRIRQLYDIRWGRREELSYRGLAQAVRTAHIRPPLTPPVLRDTLSGPSSPVYRLLTRRERDLVASGRSSMPGVDPRSYAERHAG; translated from the coding sequence ATGCCTGGTCCGGGATACTTCTCCGACGATTCGATGATCCGCCGCGTCATGCGCAAGCGGGCGGTCGGACTCACCTACGGGCTGCGAGCCCTGGTGATCGGCGCGGTCCATCCGCTGCTCTTCGTCGGCACCGCCGAGCACACCGCGCACCGTGCTACTCCGTACACCCGCCTGGCGTTGACCGGCCGGTTGTTCGAAGCGGTCTTCCTCGGCGACAAGGACGAAGCCGATCGCGCGCTGGCCTACACCCGCAAGCGGCACGTGCCGGTCGACGGCGTGCTGCCCGAGGACGCCGGGCCACACCATCCCGCCGGATCGCACTACGCGGCCCTCGACCCGCATCTGATGTTCATGACCATGGCCTTCACCGCCGATTCCGCCGAGGTCATGCACGATGTGCTGGTGCGCAGGCTGACCGCGACCGAGCGGGAGGACCTGTACCAGGACTATGTGCGCTGGGGTGAGCTGTTCGGCATGCCGCGCTCGGCGGCGCCGGCGGACTACCCCGCCTTCCGCCGCTACTTCGACGGCTACCTGGCCTCCGATGAGCTCTATCTCACCGACGAGGCGCGCCTGGTCGGCTCCTATCTGGCCGGTAAACGCGTGCCGCATCCGCTGCCGACTCCGTTTCAGCAGGCCAGCAGTGGTGCGCACCTGCTGGTCCAGGGCAGTCTGCCGCCGCGGATCCGGCAGCTGTACGACATCCGCTGGGGACGGCGCGAGGAACTGTCCTATCGCGGCTTGGCCCAGGCCGTGCGCACCGCGCACATCCGGCCGCCGCTGACCCCGCCGGTGCTGCGCGACACCCTGTCGGGTCCGAGTTCGCCGGTGTATCGCCTGCTCACCCGGCGCGAGCGCGACCTGGTCGCCAGTGGCCGGTCCAGCATGCCGGGCGTGGATCCGCGCAGCTACGCGGAGCGGCACGCGGGCTGA
- a CDS encoding TetR/AcrR family transcriptional regulator has translation MTAQRTYGGISAAERRAGRRAALLDAALEIIGTQGADKLTVAGLCAQAGLNERYYYEQFDGREAVLTALIDGIAEELAVAIVGALRKLEDDAPGSDAPRPDTRAMAHAAVSAGIHVLTDDPRKARVALAVSASTPELRSRTMRNIRTFADLVAAQGVDFYHLGGPIPNPAIGFRATYLVGGLVQALTSWLQGDIEMTRDELIDETTEVFVLLGEDLAGRLR, from the coding sequence GTGACGGCACAGCGGACCTATGGCGGTATCTCGGCTGCCGAGCGCCGCGCCGGACGCCGCGCGGCGCTCCTGGACGCCGCGCTCGAGATCATCGGCACCCAGGGCGCGGACAAGTTGACCGTCGCCGGGCTGTGCGCCCAGGCCGGACTCAACGAGCGCTACTACTACGAGCAGTTCGACGGCCGCGAAGCCGTGCTCACCGCGCTGATCGATGGCATCGCCGAGGAATTGGCGGTGGCGATCGTCGGCGCGCTGCGCAAGCTGGAGGACGACGCCCCGGGCTCGGACGCGCCGCGACCGGATACCCGCGCGATGGCACACGCGGCGGTCTCGGCCGGGATCCACGTGCTGACCGACGACCCACGCAAGGCGCGGGTGGCGCTCGCGGTGAGCGCGTCGACCCCGGAACTGCGCTCGCGCACCATGCGGAACATCCGCACCTTCGCTGATCTCGTAGCCGCCCAGGGGGTCGACTTCTACCACCTCGGCGGTCCCATCCCGAACCCGGCGATCGGATTCCGCGCCACCTACCTGGTCGGCGGCCTGGTACAGGCCCTGACGAGCTGGTTGCAGGGCGATATCGAGATGACCCGTGACGAACTCATCGACGAGACCACCGAGGTGTTCGTCCTGCTCGGTGAGGACCTCGCCGGCCGGCTGCGGTGA